A window from Mytilus galloprovincialis chromosome 8, xbMytGall1.hap1.1, whole genome shotgun sequence encodes these proteins:
- the LOC143041957 gene encoding uncharacterized protein LOC143041957, with protein MDNVDSVVEYDKASRKGSKSDALEDIYDLKEKLEKNDHFLTEVSNKNDILTKENKKLKEEKAVLVKEKDEALSRLSKMAGQKLTEGNPAITDLGNPNRPAKIGAKSL; from the exons ATGGATAATGTGGATAGTGTGGTAGAGTATGACAAAGCTTCTAGAAAAGGTTCTAAATCTGACGCATTAGAGGATATTTATGACTTAAAAGAGAAATTGGAAAAGAACGATCATTTTTTAACTGAAGTCAGTAACAAAAATGATATTCTTACCAAAGAGAACAAGAAGTTGAAGGAGGAAAAGGCAGTTTTAGTAAAGGAAAAAGATGAGGCTTTGTCGAG GCTAAGTAAAATGGCCGGTCAAAAGCTTACAGAAGGAAATCCAGCCATTACTGATCTCGGTAATCCTAACAGACCTGCAAAAATAGGAgctaaatccctgtga